The genomic segment CTGTGAATATTCACGTTGTGTAAACGATACCTAAGCACACATTCTCAGACTACTAACTATACATGGCAACTCTGTTATCAGCAGAGTTGTTCTTTTATCAAATgtcatttttaaaataaagctgTTTGCATTCTCCAAGGCATCATCAAATTTTCCATTATTCCGTGATgagaaaatgttgttaaaaatttcttattgtTATAATTTTTGTGAACTTGTgttgttttaaatatatatttgttaaTACATGGCGGGTAATCGCCTTTATAACCCCATTTGCCTTGCTTGCCCATAAATAAGGGGCCAGTTTTTAATTGCTCAACGATATTTTCCCGCCCagcttaaaaaatatatttgtatgCCAATTGTTACTTAAAAGCCAgcatataaaaaacatttttgtgagCATACATATTTATACATTCATTTAAAATGTATACGCCAAGAAAAAGGCAATGCAATAATGCCATCAATGAAATGGCATCTCCAAGAACACCGGAAACCCCTATGAGTTTTAGCCGAGAATTACGACAGGTGTTGCAAGAGCGTAATCTATTGACGGTAAAATCTAGAAATAAGGGTAAGTTATTGATCTACAGAGTTGATGAATATGATAAtaatttgtatgtgtgtgtgtgtgtgtgcctgcaGTGTGTTCCATGTTGATAGGAGGCACAGGACGCTCACCAATATCTTCGCCCAATACGGAAACGGACAAACGAAGAACATTTCGTTTGCAGGCCATACATGAAATTGTTACATCGGAAAAAACATATCTTCAGCAATTGCAAACGTTGATCGATTACTTTGTGCAACCCTTGAAGGAGCAACAAATCATAGATGAAGCCAGTCATACCACACTCTTTGGCCAAATAGAAATGATAAACAATTTAAATGGGGAATTCCTAAGGGAACTTGAGTCGGATCTGGATAATGTTGCCCAGGCCTTTTTGAAGATGGCTCCTTTCTTTAAACTGTACTCAGTTTATGCCTTCGATTATCGCCAAGCTTTGTTGGTATTGCAGGAGCTTACATCCAAGAATGGTgcatttcgtaaatttttggaaatcaaTGAATTTCGTCCTGAAGTACAAAGAAAGCTTAACTCTTTAATGATAGTGCCCATACAAAGAGTTCCGCGTTACAAATTGCTGCTGGAACAGGTGCTGCTCTACACCAGCCCAGCAGATGCTGACTTCAAATTGCTAAAGGAGTCTGTGAAACAAATCGAAAGCACCGTCTCACACATAAATAGCTGTGTGCAGGATCAGGAGGTCACACAAATGTTGATTAATATACAAAACTCTCTGGTACATCGTACACCGAATATTGTAAAGCCCTCACGCAAAGTCATAAAGGAAGGAGTATTGAATAAGGTTACCCGCAATGGCAACGAAGTCAAACgttattgtgtcctcacctcaGATATTTTCATGTATTGCAAAATACTAAAGGATCGAGCAGCTAATACGGTGGTTGAAAACTCCCTAGAATGTTGTTGCATATTTCCCCTGAAAAAGTGTAAAGTCTATGAGCTTTTACCCGGCCACTTTAAGGTCACCTGTCAGAGTGATGGCATAATCTTTAACTCCCCTGATTTGCAGTTGTCACGTATTTGGGTGGGCTTTATACGCGATGCCATTGATTTGCATATACAGTGCCGCAAAACATTGCGCAAGGAGAGCAGCAAGCGAACCCCATTAAGGAAAAAAGATGTAAAGAATTTCGGTGAGGACTATATGTTGAGTCCAAAGAATAAGAAATCGGTAAGAGTTTTTAGGAattaattcaaaaaaatattaattgtcTATTTACTTCTaaacaggaatttgaaaacatATTTCGCAATAAAAATGCTGAGTCCGAAGACGAAACTGGGGCTGATAACTCGTTTACGGCAACTAATTGTTTTGGTGGCAGCAAGCGCAAAATTGTATCGCATGCTGCTACGCCAGTTACAATGGCAAAGAGCCTAACTGCCGCTAGGCAAAGCACACCCACAAcaccaaaacccccaaaacgtaAAGCTCCGGAAATTGTAGATGAAAATGAGAGCATCTTAAGAGACAAAAGTCAACATAGTAGTGGTATAGGCACCCCAGAAAATCGCCTCTCCaaattatataaatttatatCCAATGATAAAATGCGGGCCACCACACGTGGCATTCTGAAGAAAACTCAATCGAGAACAAATGTGCAGCCGCAACCAAgcttgcaacaacaacaaccacaagttAATCGTCTCTCTGACAATGATCCCACCTACGGCTTCGCTAGCCGCTATTCCGATTCCAAGTCATATTTTAAGGCACACAATGTGGACACCACCATACCGCATGCAATAGTAAAACGTGAAGATTTCTTAGTGGACAGTGGCGGCTTAAATTCTGATGCTGCAGGTAATTTTCGTGATGTTCTCTTCCCTTTGAGATCTAGCAATGGCAGTAATAAAAGTAACTGGAGTTTGAATGGAAAAAATGGCAGTACTTCACCAACAACGGCTCTCAAAGAGAATTTTGCCAACATCAGAATTTCATCACCACCACAGAAAAAACGTGTGAAATTCGATGATTCCTTAGATGAGTTGTATGAGCAGCCGACATTTGAATTTCAACGTCACGTTACCCAAACAGATGGCAAAAATGGAACTACACTACGTGAAAAAATCTACgacttttttgcaaatttattcTGAGAAAAGGGTAAActggattttatttttaaatgtctTAAGCAAAGTTTAAAGTGGACTAGATGCTAGTTCCAATAGtctaaatgtttatttttaaaactcaTTGCTGcacaactttatttttttaagatataAACCAATACTCCTATGCATACGTATATCTCTTTGTCGTTGTATGAAATGGCAGAGgacgtaaaaaattaaaattttatacatactTGAAGAATGAAAAATCCTTCAATCCTTCTCAAGCCATAGAAATCTTCAGGCTAAGGGGAACTATTAAGGCGCATACCCCCTCCACTACTTGGTAATACACCGCAAAATACACCACAGATCGCCATCACTTCTCTAGATTGGATACATTATCCCTGATCTCCGCCCATCATGCGACATGGGGTCCAAATCATCTGTCAATTATTTAGAtgcttcaatcccatggcagccggttgtacgtaccagattgacccgatggattccttcatcgacaagggctgccgcctcagtgctgctacaacaacaacaacatttagtTGTTCAGCAAGACGTAtagtttgttgttgctgtaatagtctgtgttgttattgtagccgtttgttgtgttctatctttcgtctgcttgattctgttacgTGTCaagaaactctgcgactaagatggggtgcgtccacaaggatctgggtctaagtcgagtgggtctggctggccCACTCGATCTCTCGTGTCTTCATCTTTAGTTGTAGCGGCAGTGTGTCTAGATCCGGTtctaggaactctgcgactaagggcgggtgcgtccagagggatctgggtctgagtcaagtAGCTTTGGCTGGGCTGTTCAATAGATCACATGTGTCGTGTGGACCCAGGACACAATCGGCACACACTCCCAACACtctggcatcaatcctagctctgtatcAGTTAAGACGGCGGCATTTGCCGCAACGTAATTGAGTACTAGTACTGTGCAGAGGGTGACTTACTTCTTCAGGTGCGATGGGTTACGGTCGATCTCGGTCGAGGACTGCGTTCACTAGGTAGCTATACAACGCTTCTGCAAACGTCGGCGTGAATGGTAACTAGACCCGACTGAAAAGCCGCATGATCTAGAGGTTTTTTCTTTGATATAGGCGGTGGATGCCTATCCACAAGATTGTGATTAAGATGGTCTCTGCGATTGCAGGCCCAGTAAATGCTACTTTGACAGCAGTATTTGTGGCTTCGcatgggtaggatctttgttgtgtttttattctagtagccacattttcgtgtggaggtagcgatcctcgtctgCTTACCTAAAGCAAACTCGTTCCGCGAAAAAttatggccattgattatttgaaaGCACCAATAACTCTCCTTATCATATCAAGCACCATTGTCATTGAGTATTTCAGCAAGAGAGGACGTGGtctacatgagaactgaggagacaaacAGCCCGTCGATAAACGTAGGGTAGGATTCTCGCTCGCATGGGTTGGATCTTTGTTGTGTTTTTATTCTATAGTAGCTACATTTCCGTAGCCACATAAGTAAGTTAGCTCGCAGGGatattatggccattggttatttgaaggcgccaataactcgcctttgtcatatcgagcatcatgggcattcagtattttagccagagatagagagagatctttgtctcctgatggagatggtctacatgagaactgaggagacagacAGTCCTTCGCTATACGTAGGgtagcattctgacagatctgaaagTTATTCCACTCAGCGGGCGAGTCCACACCGGCGCTACATAGTTGATCACCAAACGGTCAATTGCTTTGCAGTCAACAAGGATTATTTGCCAGCAAACCAAGTGCTCCCAGCAagcgacttgaggaccttgtcacaaatttcagtgaccTACGCGGAAGATTTGGTGTCAAATgcgacaccaagtattttgggatattTGGTGATCGAAATTCTTAAGCCTTCGACTATCACATTCAAATATCCTTATGCATCTCCACTATGATAGAGTGAACAGtgtgactgaagatttggtcgaggatatcttcaaatttctggCAGTGAAATTAAAGGCAAGATTGACAGTGTAGCGGTTCAACCCCacgcagatgtcatcaaagAGGATATCGGAagccatgttgttgttgttattgtagccacatttcatgtg from the Stomoxys calcitrans chromosome 1, idStoCalc2.1, whole genome shotgun sequence genome contains:
- the LOC106087350 gene encoding uncharacterized protein LOC106087350 → MYTPRKRQCNNAINEMASPRTPETPMSFSRELRQVLQERNLLTVKSRNKVCSMLIGGTGRSPISSPNTETDKRRTFRLQAIHEIVTSEKTYLQQLQTLIDYFVQPLKEQQIIDEASHTTLFGQIEMINNLNGEFLRELESDLDNVAQAFLKMAPFFKLYSVYAFDYRQALLVLQELTSKNGAFRKFLEINEFRPEVQRKLNSLMIVPIQRVPRYKLLLEQVLLYTSPADADFKLLKESVKQIESTVSHINSCVQDQEVTQMLINIQNSLVHRTPNIVKPSRKVIKEGVLNKVTRNGNEVKRYCVLTSDIFMYCKILKDRAANTVVENSLECCCIFPLKKCKVYELLPGHFKVTCQSDGIIFNSPDLQLSRIWVGFIRDAIDLHIQCRKTLRKESSKRTPLRKKDVKNFGEDYMLSPKNKKSEFENIFRNKNAESEDETGADNSFTATNCFGGSKRKIVSHAATPVTMAKSLTAARQSTPTTPKPPKRKAPEIVDENESILRDKSQHSSGIGTPENRLSKLYKFISNDKMRATTRGILKKTQSRTNVQPQPSLQQQQPQVNRLSDNDPTYGFASRYSDSKSYFKAHNVDTTIPHAIVKREDFLVDSGGLNSDAAGNFRDVLFPLRSSNGSNKSNWSLNGKNGSTSPTTALKENFANIRISSPPQKKRVKFDDSLDELYEQPTFEFQRHVTQTDGKNGTTLREKIYDFFANLF